A window of the Lactuca sativa cultivar Salinas chromosome 7, Lsat_Salinas_v11, whole genome shotgun sequence genome harbors these coding sequences:
- the LOC111902826 gene encoding glycine-rich protein 3 short isoform-like, translating to MSSKTFLLLALVLATILFISSEMAAAKNLESNNHSEVEDAKYGGDDRGYNNGGGGYNNGGGRYNNGGGRYNNGGGRYNGGGGRGGGYCRYGCCGGGRYYNGGCRCCSTYAEATAYKQAHEAQTHN from the exons ATGTCTTCCAAGACTTtccttcttcttgcacttgttcTGGCCACTATTCTTTTCATTAGCTCCGAAATGGCTGCAGCTAAGAACCTGGAGTCCAACAATCACA GTGAGGTAGAAGATGCAAAGTATGGTGGTGATGACCGAGGATACAACAACGGTGGTGGAGGTTACAACAATGGTGGTGGAAGATACAACAACGGTGGTGGAAGATACAATAACGGTGGTGGACGATACAACGGTGGCGGCGGCCGTGGAGGAGGATATTGTAGATATGGTTGCTGTGGTGGTGGACGTTACTACAATGGAGGGTGCAGGTGTTGCAGCACTTATGCAGAGGCAACTGCATACAAACAAGCTCATGAGGCCCAAACTCACAACTGA
- the LOC122194445 gene encoding dormancy-associated protein 2-like: protein MSSKTFLLLALVLATILFISSEMAAAKNLEPNNHSEVEDAKYGGDDRGYNNGGGGYNNGGGGYNNGGGGYNNGGGRYNNGGGRYNNGGGRYNGGRGGGYCRYGCCGGGRYYNGGCRCCSTYAEATAYKQAHEAQTHN, encoded by the exons ATGTCTTCCAAGACTTtccttcttcttgcacttgttcTGGCCACTATTCTTTTCATTAGCTCCGAAATGGCTGCAGCTAAGAACCTGGAGCCCAACAATCACA GTGAGGTAGAAGATGCAAAGTATGGTGGTGATGACCGTGGATACAACAATGGTGGTGGAGGATACAACAATGGTGGTGGAGGTTACAACAACGGTGGTGGAGGTTACAACAATGGTGGTGGAAGATACAACAACGGTGGTGGAAGATACAACAATGGTGGTGGACGATACAACGGTGGCCGTGGAGGAGGATATTGTAGATATGGTTGCTGTGGTGGAGGACGTTACTACAATGGAGGTTGCAGGTGTTGCAGCACTTATGCAGAGGCAACTGCATACAAACAAGCTCATGAGGCCCAAACTCACAACTGA